The Gemmatimonadota bacterium region TGGCTCGACCGGCGTCGCGGAGAGCTTGGCGACCGCTTCCTCGGCCCAGCGCACGGCGTTGCCGGGCAGGTCGTTACCGGTGATGTGCTCGTAGCCCGCCGCGAGCGGCGCGATGTCCGTGCTCTGACGCGTCTGGAAGTCGGAGCGGTCCGGCGCCACCGCGGTGATGTTCATGGTCGGCCACGCCCGATACAGCGTCTGGTCGCAGACCGTGCCCTCGCTCGACGCGAAGAACTTCTCCTGACGCAGGAACGTCATGAAGGAGTTCACGAAGCGCGCGCCGTCCACGGACAGCGCCGCCTCGTTCGCCTGAAGCAGCAGCGCGACCTTGTCCTCGATGGGGATGTCGAACGGGTCGACCTCCACCGGCGCGGTCCACTCGGCCTCCGGGTACGCCGGGGTGGGCGCGAGCTCCAGCGGACGCAGGCGCGCGAACGCCCCCGAGCGGGCCTGCGCCACCGCCTGCTGGGCGACGCGCTGGACCTCCTCGCGGGTGAGGTCGCGGCTCGCCGCGAACCCCCACGTGCCGTTCGTGATCACGCGCACCCCAAAGCCGAACGTCTCCGAATCGTTCAGCCCCGTGACGCGGCGCTCGCGCGTCGACACGAACTGATTCCGGTTGCTCGAGATGCGCACGTCCGCGTAAGTCGCGCCCGCGCCGCGCGCGGAGTCCAGGGCGAGCATCGCCAGCTCGCGGAAAAACGGGTCGCCGACGCGCCGCCGCGACGATGCGGCGAGCTCGCGCGCGGTCAGCAGCGTCGGGTCGATCTGGTAGCCCGCCCCCACCCCCGCCGCCAACATCGCCCCCCCACGCAGGAAATCGCGTCGTCT contains the following coding sequences:
- a CDS encoding TldD/PmbA family protein, with the translated sequence MRRRDFLRGGAMLAAGVGAGYQIDPTLLTARELAASSRRRVGDPFFRELAMLALDSARGAGATYADVRISSNRNQFVSTRERRVTGLNDSETFGFGVRVITNGTWGFAASRDLTREEVQRVAQQAVAQARSGAFARLRPLELAPTPAYPEAEWTAPVEVDPFDIPIEDKVALLLQANEAALSVDGARFVNSFMTFLRQEKFFASSEGTVCDQTLYRAWPTMNITAVAPDRSDFQTRQSTDIAPLAAGYEHITGNDLPGNAVRWAEEAVAKLSATPVEPGQYDLVLLPTHLWLTLHESIAHPTELDRIRGYEANYAGTSFIFPAEDYLGKFRYGGEFMNVMGERSSANGLSSVGWDDEGVKPDDFLIVKDGVLNDLQTTREQAPWLADWYASQGEEVRSHGCSYAQSWSNIQFQRMPNINLLPNPERDVGLDELIGGIERGILIDGHGSFSIDQQRFNAQFGGQVFWEIRDGKRAGMLKDVAYQIRTPEFWNSMDLIAGESEYWVGGSFFDGKGQPSQSNAVSHGSVPARYRGVNVINTGRSA